The Fimbriimonadaceae bacterium genome contains the following window.
CGTAAACATTCGCCGCGAGAGCTCCTCCATTCGTATGTGGAATGGTGAGTTGGAGAATAGGTCAGCAGCGCTAACTTTGTTCTGCGTGTTGGCGTACTCGGCGATCCGTGGGACAATGCGCTCTCCAAGCAATTGGTCCACCACCGAGAGCTTCATCTGCACGAAGACTTCGGAAAGGGATGCTTTATCGGATCGGCGTGTGTGGAACAATGAAGCGGTGGTTTGCCCACCGTTCACAATCTGAAGGTCCGTGATGCGCCGAATCGTGAGCCCCTTGTCGGTCGCCTCGACCTCCACATTGCTCGCAGTGGCGGTTATCCCGTTGTTGAACGCAAAGAACATCGAAGGCTCTTTAAGGATCGTTGACCGAATGCCCTTGTTGATGGCGCCACGATTCTGCAAGAAGGCCCGAACATTAGACTCCAAGAGCCGTGCCCCAAACTGCTCGTACAAGTCTGCTAACATGCGCCCCGGAATCACCGTGAGGTAGGACATGTACTCGTTAGAAGCTAGCGGCGCTTTGAGGCAGGGTAACCCGCGATCAAATATTTCAACGAAGTCAATCTCTAAGGGTTCGCGTTGCCCGCTGGCGAGTCGCTGACGGTAGAGCCGGTCTATATCCCAAACTTGGTAGGAGACTGGTCGGCCCGCCAGCACCTTCTCGTCCAGTGATTTCACCCGGTCGCTGAGGCGCCGCTCTGAAACTAAGAAGATATTGACCTTCTGGATGCTTTCGGCTCGGTCGGCAATCTGCCGGGCAAGACCATATTCGGCCGAGGTTTCTTCCAGTTCACGGTAAAGTCCCTTATCCACGCAGGCGAGGAAGAAATTCGAAGATCGCTTCAGGGCACTCGTAACCTCTGTTTGCGTCAGGGTCTCAACGCCGTCGCGAAACTCAAAGTCAGCCACAAACAGGCTCAGCGTCCCTTCATCGTCAAACCAGTACCCGTCCACGCGGGCGCCACGCCCGCTGTCCCAGTGACAGAACTCGAACCCTTCAAGATCGCCATTCTCACGGATGTCCTCTGCCACGTGCATGGTGAACTCAGCCAGCTGAAAGTCGCCTCTGGCTTCAGCATTCGCCAAGTACTCTTGACGGTAGTCCTCAAAGAACTGCTCCAAGGTCAGGTCCATGGCTACGGCACGCTCC
Protein-coding sequences here:
- a CDS encoding AIPR family protein, producing the protein MDLTLEQFFEDYRQEYLANAEARGDFQLAEFTMHVAEDIRENGDLEGFEFCHWDSGRGARVDGYWFDDEGTLSLFVADFEFRDGVETLTQTEVTSALKRSSNFFLACVDKGLYRELEETSAEYGLARQIADRAESIQKVNIFLVSERRLSDRVKSLDEKVLAGRPVSYQVWDIDRLYRQRLASGQREPLEIDFVEIFDRGLPCLKAPLASNEYMSYLTVIPGRMLADLYEQFGARLLESNVRAFLQNRGAINKGIRSTILKEPSMFFAFNNGITATASNVEVEATDKGLTIRRITDLQIVNGGQTTASLFHTRRSDKASLSEVFVQMKLSVVDQLLGERIVPRIAEYANTQNKVSAADLFSNSPFHIRMEELSRRMFTPAVMGSIRGTKWFYERSRGQYQDELAKRTPGEQKKFSAEFPKNQMFTKTDLAKFENTWEDHPRWVNLGAQKNFVRYADRIATEWEKDPESFNEFYFRRVIARALVFRAAEKLVSAQPWYDGGYRANIVAYSIALIAEIARIRRCVVDLGLTWTTQKTGAALLDALKVTASFANDELRNPAIGISNVTEWAKRPACWDRMKLRVPTLEGNLPSEFYSLLIPPEQERIEKKAAKKEQIVIDGVAAVSQVMEVSAGTWRQIRSHLANQRVLTDKEASILGVVTKEPQGIPSDKQALILVELLRRGENEGIRIVRNRQ